The Neodiprion fabricii isolate iyNeoFabr1 chromosome 4, iyNeoFabr1.1, whole genome shotgun sequence genome window below encodes:
- the LOC124181293 gene encoding voltage-dependent T-type calcium channel subunit alpha-1G-like isoform X3, translating to MSVHHYPQGYRYRSAAKGSCVNESVGQDNSDSDVAELSDLEDGEDEDEDEDDEDDEDDEDEDGEDEDDEGNNLPYPGFAPIALRYLDQTTRPRNWCLALITNPWFERISMMVILLNCITLGMYQPCVDDECVTNRCKILQMFDDIIFAFFSLEMTIKIVAMGIYGKGTYLADSWNRLDFFIVAAGALEYCLNVENMSLSAIRTIRVLRPLRAINRIPSMRILVMLLLDTLPMLGNVLLLCFFVFFIFGIVGVQLWEGILRQRCFLRALPNVKYPDNLSKYFEYQDQDYICSRPDESGMHSCSNLPPHKIGDLICNNTALPNSNITFISNDSCVNWNFYYTECKGQGNNPFQGTISFDNIGLAWVAIFLVISLEGWTDIMYYVQDAHSFWDWIYFVLLIVIGSFFMINLCLVVIATQFSETKKRELERMRLERARFHSTSTLASSINTSEPTTCYAEIVKYIAHLWRRSKRRLMKKYRLYLYTRQQKREQKLLREQSPSLSRTVAIQMNRSSDKRQHHRRCPYHRPLAEDEEQNGGELAVTSSVRVVLDQSGSLMLAPHASPETSEVEISAIPCHPSLHHPPLSLSTPGDSNIVPTETHNTLASPILPNFRRRSSVMFNDVVLLHGGSANTLPGSTAVGERNICSSEKMTQTGDGNVWSTPQSTLQIQTDLEQNEAMTCQELLALSGALSAALPTGQLALDSFLNSLTKGISDRRIVLTDPTQWLNPDADNCSCCEVQNDQPWAEDNDKWQKSQTRKVLKATGSCCVCVIRCIQRWVKKLVVNKYFQQGILVAILINTLSMGIEYHNQPEELTIIVEISNIVFSAVFAVEMLLKMIAEGPFGYISNGFNVFDGVVVVLSVIELCQTYYGEREGNSGLSVLRTFRLLRILKLVRFLPNLRRQLFVMLRTMDNVAIFFSLLILFIFIFSILGMNLFGCKFCETMKGTTEVECDRKNFDSLLWAIVTVFQILTQEDWNVVLFNGMQKTSHWAALYFVALMTFGNYVLFNLLVAILVEGFSSERNERREREQREMARLAAKEAGISSDGDSSRVSQSHSVSDSDTYTQDQKNSWQSVEELRKYKDNCSKDKQNTIWRHPINEPKCNIQKESKMMGIQPPVITHTAATPQDSPNTTLDTGYREFNCRSTNPSLSIESIDRSASQCSIPGLLKPMDNKFATNNLVPNQLSRRISLVAVINPSPTRDSNPSNQRIQRGYSWRLSRPSLRRKKSQCDDDSRQTIVLNNGRNTMRSNSINYGDYTNCNGGYLYGSIRNDTHCDTPNNRNHIANNRSISPNNSTKSRSSSIAHYTTSNMRWIGDLSRQNSLSSYDQMHVQKTPLDDNALNSAARTINNLSIEARPLPQIKQLSEEMDSQLDEQAAQSNGNGSISSVEKIKKIFMFFEPKGCLKERDDFSLYLFAPHNRFRELCHWFVGQKWFDNMVLLFIGLNCITLAMERPNIPPNSGERIFLSSANYVFTAVFAAEMFVKVVASGMLYGYDAYFTSGWNIMDGSLVIISIVDLLMSLISESSPKIFGILRVFRLLRSLRPLRVINRAPGLKLVVQTLLSSLRPIGNIVLICCTFFMIFGILGVQLFKGAFYYCEGPDLKNVRNKTDCLADKRNQWVNRKYNFDDLGKALMSLFVLSSRDGWVNIMYTGLDAVGVDQQPVENFSEWRLLYFIAFILLVGFFVLNMFVGVVVENFHRCREEQEKEERVRRAAKRALQMEKKRRSKHFGFQEMHEPPYYTNYSKSRLFVHNVVTSKYFDLAIAAVIGLNVVTMAMEFYMMPKALTYALKIFNYFFTAVFILESFMKLLALGLHLYLKDKWNQLDVGIVILSIVGIVLEEVESKIIPINPTIIRVMRVLRIARVLKLLKMAKGIRALLDTVMQALPQVGNLGLLFFLLFFIFAALGVELFGRLECSDDIPCQGLGEHAHFSNFGMAFLTLFRVATGDNWNGIMKDTLRDDCDDATDCVKNCCVSTIIAPIFFVIFVLMAQFVLVNVVVAVLMKHLEESHKQMEDELDMETQLERELAAEQEELLDEEDINDESLNTRPGLSKVRSLPANFTYNPPTEKDSNKDDLSITFNERRGSSCRSNKPFKYRMKRRQTFHTHQRSSLFPIVSTPIHFEVAEVIKPASNLSVPRIISQNHILNFGSTKYLHPPAVSDVAEDKCYLTVNSASHESSQRRPPIKSSSGDTNAHLIPKCSSYLLRNSEHLSKHRKSNDSQSSLDASLSCKLPNLLAPNAYGNNLVKNKGEPGTKEEKLPLDHDLDVQSVINERRPSKLKCSNVSGKGGFVSKTNSFNHIYAREEIENKAVSNVEHDIRIYVDDTDSQSSERDKVTNGEEGRDCRKRSLGAMSNISLINKSDTDVVSSSKEDLKNSQTNNSP from the exons ATGTCGGTGCACCATTACCCTCAAGGGTATCGATATCGTTCCGCCGCAAAAGGCAGCTGTGTCAACGAGAGCGTTGGTCAGGATAATTCGGACAGTGACGTTGCCGAGTTGAGTGATCTCGAGGATggggaggacgaggacgaggacgaggacgacgaggacgacgaggacgacgaggacgaggatggcgaggacgaggacgacgagggGAATAATCTACCGTATCCAGGATTCGCTCCGATCGCCTTACGTTATCTGGACCAAACGACACGCCCGCGCAATTGGTGTCTAGCTCTCATCACGAATCC atgGTTTGAAAGAATAAGCATGATGGTGATCCTTCTAAATTGCATCACTTTGGGGATGTACCAGCCTTGCGTCGACGATGAGTGTGTTACGAATCGCTGCAAAATATTACAA ATGTTTGACGATATCATCTTCGCTTTCTTTTCGTTAGAAATGACGATCAAAATTGTTGCAATGGGGATTTACGGCAAGGGAACTTACTTGGCGGATTCGTGGAACAGATTAGACTTCTTTATAGTAGCAGCTGG AGCCTTAGAATACTGTTTGAACGTTGAAAATATGAGTCTATCCGCAATAAGGACCATAAGGGTACTGAGACCATTGCGTGCGATCAACAGGATACCCA gTATGAGGATACTTGTTATGCTGCTGTTGGACACGCTACCGATGCTCGGAAACGTTCTTCTTCTATgcttttttgtgtttttcatATTTGGTATTGTAGGCGTTCAATTGTGGGAAGGAATCCTGAGACAACGATGTTTTCTCAGAGCTCTTCCCAATGTTAAATACCCTGA CAACTTATCCAAATACTTTGAATATCAAGATCAGGATTACATATGTTCACGTCCAGATGAAAGTGGTATGCACTCGTGCAGCAATCTTCCACCGCATAAAATTG GGGACCTGATATGCAATAACACAGCCTTACCAAACAGTAATATTACATTTATAAGTAATGATTCTTGTGTGAATTGGAATTTCTATTACACAGAGTGCAAAGGGCAAGGTAACAATCCTTTTCAAGGTACCATATCTTTTGACAACATCGGACTCGCCTGGGTTGCAATTTTTCTC gtaATCAGCCTGGAGGGTTGGACAGACATAATGTATTATGTACAAGATGCACATTCGTTTTGGGATTGGATATACTTTGTCCTACTGATTGTC ATCGGATCATTTTTTATGATCAACCTCTGCTTAGTCGTAATTGCGACACAATTttcggaaacaaaaaaaagagaactgGAACGTATGAGACTCGAACGTGCCCGCTTTCACTCTACCAGCACACTAGCTTCTTCAATAAATACTTCTGAACCGACTACATGCTATGCAGAGATTGTAAA ATACATTGCCCATTTGTGGCGTAGAAGTAAACGTAGATTAATGAAGAAATATCGACTTTACTTGTATACTAGACAACAGAAACGGGAACAGAAGCTACTGAGGGAGCAAAGCCCGAGTCTCTCGCGCACAGTAGCCATTCAAATGAACAGATCATCTG ATAAGAGACAACATCACAGACGATGTCCGTATCACAGACCACTGGCTGAAGATGAAGAACAAAATGGTGGTGAATTAGCAGTGACTAGCAGTGTCAGAGTTGTTCTAGATCAAAGTGGTAGTTTAATGCTGGCACCTCATGCGAGTCCAGAAACCTCCGAAGTAGAAATTTCTGCAATTCCCTGCCACCCGAGTCTTCATCATCCTCCTTTATCTTTATCAACTCCTGGTGATAGCAACATTGTTCCAACGGAG ACTCACAACACTCTCGCCAGTCCGATATTACCAAACTTCAGGCGACGAAGTAGCGTCATGTTCAACGATGTTGTACTGCTTCATGGCGGCAGCGCTAATACATTGCCAGGCTCTACAGCCGTGGGAGAACGAAATATATGTTCGAGCGAAAAAATGACACAGACGGGAGATGGAAATGTTTGGTCAACACCGCAGTCAACTTTGCAA ATACAAACTGACTTGGAACAAAACGAAGCGATGACCTGCCAAGAACTACTTGCTCTTAGCGGTGCTCTCAGCGCTGCTCTTCCAACCGGTCAATTAGCTCTGGACTCTTTTCTAAATTCATTAACCAAAG GTATATCGGACCGACGTATAGTATTGACCGATCCGACGCAATGGCTAAACCCTGATGCAGACAACTGTTCTTGTTGCGAAGTACAAAATGATCAACCTTGGGCAGAAGATAATGATAAATGGCAAAAGTCACAGACTAGAAAAGTCCTCAAAGCAACAGGGAGTTGCTGCGTTTGTGTGATTCGATGCATTCAGCGCTGGGTCAAGAAACTTGTGGTGAACAAGTATTTTCAACAGGGTATTCTTGTGGCTATTTTGATAAATACCCTCAGTATGGGCATTGAATACCATAATCAG CCAGAGGAATTGACGATAATTGTGGAAATAAGTAACATAGTATTTTCTGCTGTTTTTGCCGTTGAAATGCTGTTAAAAATGATAGCAGAAGGACCTTTCGGATATATCAGTAACGGATTTAATGTATTTGATGGTGTCGTTGTTGTACTAAG TGTTATAGAGCTCTGTCAAACCTATTATGGGGAGCGCGAAGGAAACTCCGGCTTGAGTGTCCTTCGCACATTCCGCCTCCTGCGCATTTTGAAGCTTGTGCGCTTCTTGCCCAATCTTCGCCGGCAGCTGTTCGTCATGCTCAGGACGATGGATAACgttgcgatatttttttcccttttaaTCCTTTTCATCTTTATATTCAG TATTCTTGGGATGAACCTGTTCGGTTGCAAATTCTGTGAAACCATGAAAGGCACCACCGAAGTCGAATGTGATAGGAAAAACTTTGACTCATTACTCTGGGCTATTGTCACAGTATTTCAG ATACTTACCCAAGAAGATTGGAACGTAGTGTTGTTCAACGGAATGCAGAAAACCTCTCACTGGGCAGCATTGTACTTTGTAGCGTTGATGACATTTGGTAACTACGTTCTGTTTAATCTGTTGGTCGCGATTCTGGTGGAAGGCTTTTCTTCCgag AGAAATGAACGGCGGGAGAGAGAACAACGAGAAATGGCACGGCTGGCTGCAAAGGAAGCTGGAATCAGCAGTGACGGAGATTCATCGAGGGTTTCTCAATCACATTCAGTATCTGACAGTGATACCTACACACAG gaTCAAAAGAACTCTTGGCAAAGTGTAGAGGAATTACGAAAGTACAAAGACAACTGTAGCAAGGACAAGCAGAATACGATATGGAGACATCCGATAAATGAGCCTAAATGTAATATccaaaaagaaagtaaaatgatgggcATACAGCCGCCTGTAATTACCCATACAGCTGCTACTCCTCAAGACTCTCCTAATACAACGCTAGATACTGGATACAGAGAGTTTAATTGCCGCTCTACGAATCCAAGTCTTTCAATTGAATCAATCGATCGATCTGCT AGTCAATGCAGTATACCTGGCTTACTTAAGCCAATGGATAACAAATTTGCTACTAACAATCTGGTTCCAAATCAACTTTCAAGGCGGATCAGTCTTGTGGCCGTTATTAATCCGTCGCCGACTCGGGATTCGAATCCAAG CAATCAACGAATACAAAGAGGGTATTCTTGGCGATTGTCTCGACCATCCCTGAGACGTAAGAAAAGTCAGTGCGACGACGATAGTCGACAGACTATTGTTCTTAATAACGGACGTAACACCATGCGATCAAATTCTAT AAATTATGGAGACTATACTAATTGCAATGGAGGCTACCTTTATGGGTCGATAAGAAATGATACGCACTGCGATACACCAAACAATCGGAACCATATTGCTAACAATCGCAGTATTAGTCCAAATAATTCTACCAAAAGTCGTAGCTCTTCGATTGCGCATTATACAACTTCAAAT ATGAGGTGGATCGGCGATTTATCTCGCCAGAATTCATTGAGCAGTTATGACCAGATGCATGTTCAGAAAACGCCGTTAGATGACAATGCATTAAATTCAGCTGCTAGAACCATAAACAATTTATCCATCGAAGCTAGACCTTTACCACAGATCAAACAACTTTCCGAAGAAATGGACTCTCAACTCGACGAACAAGCTGCACAATCTAATGGCAATGGCAGCATATCTAgtgttgagaaaataaaaaaaatattcatgttcTTTGAACCGAAGGGATGTCTGAAAGAAAGAGACGATTTCTCTTTATATCTTTTCGCACCACATAATAG GTTTCGAGAGCTCTGCCACTGGTTTGTAGGACAGAAATGGTTCGATAACATGGTCCTCCTTTTCATAGGATTAAATTGTATAACATTAGCAATGGAAAGACCAAATATACCTCCCAACAGTGGCGAGCGGATCTTTTTATCTTCGGCCAATTACGTTTTTACAGCTGTCTTTGCAGCAGAGATGTTTGTGAAG GTCGTAGCATCTGGTATGCTGTATGGATATGATGCTTACTTCACATCGGGCTGGAATATCATGGATGGTTCACTGGTTATAATATCCATAGTAGATCTACTAATGTCTTTGATATCTGAAAGCAGTCCGAAGATCTTTGGCATTTTGAGG GTATTTCGATTACTGAGATCCTTGAGGCCTCTCCGAGTAATAAATCGAGCTCCAGGATTAAAATTAGTAGTTCAAACGTTATTATCATCGTTGAGACCTATCGGAAACATCGTGCTAATATGCTGCACGTTCTTCATGATATTTGGTATATTAGGCGTACAACTCTTCAAGGGCGCATTTTACTATTGTGAAGGaccagatttgaaaaatgttcgcAATAAGACAGATTGTCTAGCCGACAAACGAAACCAATGGGTCAATCGTAAATACAATTTCGATGATCTCGGAAAAGCGCTAATGTCACTTTTCGTATTATCTTCCCGTGATGGATGGgttaatataatgtataccgGCCTGGATGCCGTTGGTGTTGATCAACAA CCTGTAGAGAACTTTTCTGAATGGAGGTTACTCTACTTCattgcatttattttattagttGGTTTCTTTGTGCTGAATATGTTCGTTGGGGTAGTCGTTGAGAATTTTCACAGATGTCGGGaggaacaagaaaaagaagagcgTGTTAGGAGAGCTGCGAAGAGAGCTCTTCAAATGGAGAAGAAAAGACGCAGTAAGCACTTTGGGTTTCAAG aaatgCACGAGCCTCCATATTAcacaaattattcaaagtcTCGACTATTCGTTCACAACGTTGTCACTTCAAAGTATTTCGATTTGGCGATAGCAGCTGTAATTGGTCTTAATGTCGTAACTATGGCAATGGAATTCTATATGATGCCCAAAGCTCTGACTTACGccttgaaaatattcaactacTTCTTCACCGCCGTTTTCATCCTCGAATCATTCATGAAACTCTTAGCTCTCGGACTGCACTTGTATTTGAAAGACAA GTGGAATCAGCTGGATGTTGGGATAGTCATACTGTCGATAGTCGGAATAGTTCTTGAAGAAGTGGAGTCCAAAATAATACCGATAAATCCAACTATAATTCGTGTGATGCGAGTACTGCGAATTGCAAGAG TTCTGAAACTTCTTAAAATGGCAAAGGGTATCCGTGCCCTCCTGGACACAGTTATGCAAGCATTGCCCCAAGTCGGAAATCTAggcttactttttttccttctgtttttcatatttgcaGCATTGGGAGTTGAGCTTTTTGGTCGATTAG AATGCAGTGATGACATACCTTGCCAAGGATTGGGCGAACACGCCCACTTCAGCAATTTCGGAATGGCTTTTCTTACTCTCTTCAGGGTAGCAACTGGCGACAATTGGAATGGCATTATGAAAGACACTCTTAGGGATGATTGCGACGATGCAACAGATTGCGTTAAGAATTGTTGCGTCAGCACAATTATTGCACcaatatttttcgttatttttgttCTCATGGCACAGTTCGTTCTTGTAAATGTCGTTGTTGCTGTATTAATGAAGCATTTAGAAGAGAGTCACAAACAG ATGGAAGATGAGCTCGATATGGAAACTCAACTAGAAAGAGAATTAGCTGCCGAGCAAGAAGAGCTATTGGACGAGGAAGACATAAACGATGAAAGTTTGAATACCAGGCCAGGGTTATCTAAAGTTCGCTCACTGCCTGCTAATTTCACGTACAACCCGCCCACTGAAAAGGACAGTAATAAAGACG ACTTATCGATAACTTTCAATGAACGAAGAGGATCAAGCTGTCGCTCCAACAAACCATTTAAGTATAGAATGAAACGCAGGCAGACGTTCCATACCCATCAGCGAAGTTCACTATTCCCAATCGTGTCCACGCCAATACATTTTGAGGTCGCCGAGGTGATAAAGCCTGCGAGCAATCTCAGCGTCCCACGCATCATATCACAGAATCATATTTTAAACTTTGGTAGCACAAAGTACCTTCATCCACCCGCTGTATCTGATGTGGCTGAAGACAAGTGCTACCTTACAGTTAATAGTGCATCGCACGAATCCTCCCAGAGGAGGCCACCTATCAAATCTAGTTCCGGAGACACAAATGCTCATCTCATACCTAAGTGTTCTAGTTACCTTTTACGTAATAGCGAGCATCTTTCGAAGCACAGAAAATCGAATGATTCGCAATCTTCTCTAGATGCAAGTCTAAGCTGCAAGTTGCCAAATCTGTTAGCACCAAACGCGTATGGTAATAATTTAGTAAAAAATAAGGGAGAACCGGGTACGAAAGAGGAAAAACTGCCTCTGGATCACGATTTGGATGTACAGTCTGTAATAAATGAGAGGAGGCCGTCCAAATTGAAATGTAGTAATGTGAGTGGTAAAGGAGGGTTTGTATCAAAGACCAACAGTTTCAATCACATTTATGCGAGGGAAGAGATCGAGAACAAAGCTGTTTCCAATGTCGAACACGATATTAGGATTTACGTTGACGATACCGATTCACAAAGCAGCGAAAGGGATAAAGTGACGAATGGGGAAGAGGGCAGAGATTGTAGAAAAAGATCGTTAGGAGCAATGTCGAATATTTCTCTGATAAACAAAAGTGATACAGACGTTGTTTCAAGCTCCAAAGaagatctgaaaaattcacagacCAATAATAGTCCATAA